The DNA region TCCCTTATTGCAGTCTTACTGACCACTGCAATTTCTGCCTGCTCGACGCAAGGCAATTCGAGCAACTTGCAGATGATACCGCTCGACCAAATGCCTGCGGAGGTACAGTCCGCGCCTGTGACTGTGCAGACGGCATACCAGTTCAACGCTGCCAACCCTGACATCATGCAGGATATTCCCTGCTACTGCGGCTGCGGGAGCATCGATCACACATCCAATTACGATTGCTATGTTTCGGATGTGGATGCCAGCGGGAAGATCATCTTCGACAACCACGCCCTCGGCTGCTCCATCTGCGTAGACATCACCCAGGATGTCATGCGCATGCTCAGGGATGGAAAGAGTCCGCAGGATATCAGGGCAAATATAGACGCGACCTATTCCAGGTACGGACCGTCCACCACTCCGTGATCTTATGAATCCGCGTTTCTCACTTCTCCTCATTTTGACGGCTGGACTGGCAGTGGCGTTCCCACCTCTGCCTGTTCCAACCGTCGCCCCTCAAGCGCGGACCTTTCAGGTTGATGCGGGACAATTTGCTTATTCTCCCTCCAAAATCTTCGTCAATCCAGGCGACACCGTGACTCTCGAACTTGTCAGCACGGATGTGGTTCACGGCATCTACATCGACGGCTACGACATTTCCTTCGAAGCCGACCCAGGACAAACCCAAACGCTGACCTTTATCGCTGATAAACCCGGTTCCTTCCGCTTCCGATGCAATGTCACCTGCGGAGCCATGCATCCGTTCATGATCGGCAAGTTGATGGTCGGCACAAATGACTGGCTCTATCGTTCCGTCGGTTTGGCAGCATTGGCTGTGCTTGGTGTGACAATATCCAGAAAACAAGAAGTGTAGTCTTATCATGACGAAGATCGAACTTACCCGTATCCCCTTTATAAAGAACGCCTTCAAAAGCCGGTACCCGCAATTGGCAGTCTTTATTGTGATGCTGATCGGATATATCTTTGCCATCCTTGCAGGACTCATCGGGACGCCTGTTGGGAGTCATAACTTTAGCATTGTCTTCGTATGGATTGCATGGTGGGCGATCCTGATCCTGGTCGCGGTTCCCTTTTTCGGACGTGGATGGTGCGCAATCTGCCCGATCCCGCTGCCAGGAGAATGGTTACAGCGGGGCGCAATCCTCACTCCGCCAGATAAACGACCGAAATGGCTCAACCTGCGCGTGCCAAAGATGTTCCGTAATATCTGGTTGCAAAATATTTCATTTCTTCTTCTTGCACTTTTCAGCAGCGTACTGCTTACAACCCCAAATATCACAGGCATCATACTCGCCGCCATGCTCTTTACCGCCATTGGACTGGGCGCCATCTTCGAACGCCGTGCCTTTTGCCGCTATCTCTGCCCTGTTGGTGGATTTATCGGTCTGTATTCCCAAGCCGCGCCCATCGAATTGCGCATCAAAGACAAGCAGGTCTGTGTCACTTGTGAAGGCAAGCCTTGTTATAACGGCTCATCAATAGGTTTTGGCTGTCCGTGGGATGTCTTCCCTGGCGGACTGACAAAGAATACCTACTGCGGGCTTTGCATGGAATGTATCCGCACCTGTCCGCATGATAACATCGCCGTCAACCTGCGTCCGTTCTCGGCTGATCTCGCCAAACCTTCCACGCGCATGGATGAAGCCTTCAAAGCCTTTATCATGCTTGGCTCGGCGATCATCTATGCGGGTGTGTTGCTTGGTCCGTGGGGCACATTCAAGGACGCAGCATATAACGTGGGTTCAAGTGCATGGTTCATGTACGCAGGTATTTTTCTCTCCATTATCTTTGGCATCCTGCCAGGCTTTTTTACCTTGGGACTCCTGGGAACAAAAGGCAACGCAACACTTAAACATAGATTTGCTTCGCTCTCAATCACCCTGATCCCATTGGGTTTGATGTTCTGGGTGGCGTTCAGCTTGTCCTTCGTTCTCACCAATGCTTCCTACATCCTTGCCTCACTCTCCGACCCGCTTGGTCTTGGCTGGAATTTGTTCGGTACGGCAAACACTGCATGGCAGCCCATGTTGACATCCATTCTTGCACCCGCGCAAGCACTTGCGCTGGTAGGCGGACTGATCTGGTCGGCACGCACCGCACAGAAAGCCGCAAATGAGGTGAAAGTCTCGCCCATCCCTGTCATCGTTTACTGTTTCATCGCCACCTCAATCATGCTCTGGTTATTGTTATGAACCGCTCCGAACTCATCTCCCGTATTTTGGTCTACGCTGGCGTAGTCCTTGTGATTGGCGCACCGCTGGTTTTCTGGGCACGCACACCACTCATCCACGCGCGCATGCCTGAGTATGGCGGCTGGAGTCCGAATATCATCCATGCGAATGTCGGCGAGCCGTTACACCTCAAGCTCACCTCCGATGATGTGGTACACGGCTTTGCAGTCGGTCAGATGGACATGCAAAGTGTGGATATCCTCCCCGGCAAAGTCACAGACATCACACTGAAATTCGACAAGCCTGGGATTTACACCTTCTACTGCACGCGCTGGTGCGGACTCAACCACTGGCGGATGCGCGGCACGATCGAAGTCAGCGGCTCGCCATCGGACTCAGAGCCTGCTTCACCGCCCCTTTACGTTTCCCTCAACCTCGACATTGACGCGCCGCACGATGCACCTGTTGTGCCAGCCCAAAAACCATCAGCGATTCGCGGTCAGGGATTAATCCCCAATTCCCCATTTCTCCAATCCTTCGATTATTACCGCTCGAATTCTCCATATCAGGCATTCCTTGATTTATCCAACACATCATTGACCGAGCCTCAACGGTGGGATGTGGTTGCCTTCATTTGGCGATCCAACACCCTGTCCGAATCCCTTGCCAACGGAAAACAACTTTATGCCCAGAATTGCGCCGCCTGTCACGGGGAAAACGGTGCAGGCGACGGTGTTTTTGCCGACGACCTGACAACAGCAGGCGAGTCCTCCATGCAAACGATGGAAGGCGCAATGGACATGATCATGCAGAGCCCCGTGGATTTCACTGACCCACAACGAATGCTTGGCGCGAGCCCCGCATTATTACAAGGGAAAATTCTACGCGGCGGCATGGGCACAGGCATGCCCATGTGGGGTTCCATCTTCACGGAAGAACAAATCTGGGACCTGATCGCGTACATCTACTCATTCCAGTTTGAATATCAAAATTAAGGAGACTCTATGAGTAAAAAACACAAAAGACAGAAACAAAAGCAAACGTTTCCGTGGATATTTTTGGCGCTGGGTGGAGTATTAGTTGTCCTTGCCATATTCCTGTTCGCTCGCCAAGTCGGTGACGGAGGCGGCACGCCATCCATCGCGGTGGATCAGCAAAAGATCGATTACGGCGATGTGAAGTTTGGCGTCAATAAAACGTTTGCGGTCAAAGTCACCAATACGGGCGATGGCACTCTGCGTTTCAAAGAAGAACCGTATATCGAAGTCGTCGAGGGATGCTGACCTCCTCAACTTACCATCGGTTCGATGGTGCTCAAACCCGGTGAAAGCACAATCGTTGAGTCTAGTGTGTTCATGATGCACGAAGGCATGGACGGTCCGCACAATTTTGCGGTTCATCTCAAGACGAACGACCCTATCAATCCAGATTTGGTTGTGAACGTGCTGTCAAATTGGATTCCATAAAACCACAGGAATCAAAACAGCGGCGAGACTGCCAAGTCCGCCGCTGTTCTTATTTTGCGATGGGCAGGGTGAAGGTGAAGGCGCTTCCGTCCCCCACGCCCGCCGACTCCGCCCAGATGCGCCCGCCATTTGCTTCGACGAGAGCGCGTGCGATCGTCAAGCCGATGCCGCTCCCGCCGCCCGCCTGACGTGAGCGGGATTTGTCCACGCGGTAGAAACGGTCGAAGATGTGAGGTAAATGCTCAGGTGGAATGCCAACGCCTGTATCACTGACAGAGATTTGAATTTCATCGCTGATTCGCTTCGCCGAGATCGTAATCCTTCCACCTTCAGATGTGTATTGCAACGCGTTGCCCGTCAGATTGGTCAGGATCTGAATGGCGCGATCTTCGTCGACAAGAACAGGCGGAAGGACGGGAGTCAGGTCAAAGTCCAGAGCGATGCGTTTGGATTGGGCTTGCGGCGCGAGTCGTTTGGTCACCGTTTGTACGAGGGAGGAAACATCCAATGGGCGAAGATCCAATTGATCGGCGCGGGCTTCGACGCGGCTGAGTTCCTGCAAGTCATCCACAAGATGATTAAGACGATCCGCCTCGAAGTGAATCTGTTGAAAGGTTTCCTCGTTGGCAGGTAACACACCATCCATCAACCCTTCCATCGAACCCTTGATGGCGGTCAGCGGCGTGCGCAGTTCATGACTGACATCGCCGATCAAACGCCGCCGCATGGACTCAACCTGATCGAGCCGCTCTGCCATTTGATTGAAGCGCGTCGCTAGCTGCGCAAGTTCATCCGTACCGGTCACTTGCAGGCGTTCATCGTAACGCCCGTCAGCGATGCGTTGTGTGGCATGAGACATTGCCAGCACAGGCGCGACGACACTTCGACTGAAAAGAAAACTGAGTGCCAGCGCGGCAATGGTCGCGGTCAGCGCCGCATACAGCAACGCTTCATTGAAACTGGCGCGAAAATCAACGTACAACTGTGACATCGAATCCTGCCCGCCCATCATTCCGCCATTCATCATCCCGCCGCCCATCATTCCCATGTGCCGATTGAACGCCCCAGGCAAAATGAACTGACTGGCAAGGATCAAGACCGTCACGCCCAACACGATGATGACCAGATACGAGAAAAAGATCTTTACGCCCAAATGCCTGCGGAAATAATCAACCATAATTCCTCACTTACAGTGGTTCATCCTCAAACCGATATCCCACACCGCGCACTGTGGCGATCAAATCATCATGCCCAAGTTTCTGGCGGATATGCCCGAGATGCACATCCACCACGCGGATTTCACCATAGTATTCACCGCCCCACACTTTTTCGAGCAACTGCTCGCGCGACAATACCCGCCCGCGATTTTCTGCCAACGCCTTGAGTAGATCAAATTCGACGGCTGTTAACTCGATTGGATTTTCATCGACGCTGACTTTGCGCGCATCTATATCGATGTGGATATGCTTGAAGGACAGCACGCCTCGTTCGCTTCCCAGGCCTGCTCCCGTTTCGATACGCCGCAACGCCGCCTTGACCCTTGCCACCAATTCACGCGGACTGAACGGCTTGGTCACATAATCATCCGCACCGACAGACAGCCCGACGATCTTGTCAGTCTCTTCGGTCTTTGCCGTGAGCATGATCACATACACATTCGATTCACGGCGCAGACGGGAGAGCAGTTCGATCCCGTCCATGCCTGGGAGCATGATATCGAGAATAATCATATCGGGCTTGAAAACACGCGCAGATTTGAGCCCAGCGTTGCCATCAGAGGCAATAAGTACTTCATAACCTTCAGGCTGGAGATAGGCGCCGATCAGCTTGGTGATGGATGGTTCATCGTCAATGACCAGTATTTTTGCCATATGCATATTCTACTCATAAAACACGACAGCGGACGCACTTCTGGCATCCGCTGTCGTGATCAACATGACTTACTCGTATTCAGATTCTTCGATGAATGTGCCGTGCCAGGTGTGGAGGAAGATCTGTCCGCTATAGCCGTTGACGCTCAACATGCCAGCGATCTTGCCGTCCTTTTCAAAGTCGAGCGTATAGTAGCCGTAGAACTGCATTGGATGTTCCGTGGTCGCGCCTGTGATATTCGAGTCCAGATACTTTTGAGCATATTCCACTGCCTGCTCAGGAGTGACTGTCATTGCCGCACTGCCATCAACTGGAGATGTGTTATCCCAACCTTGCATCATGTTGCCGTATCCACCCATCATGTTCATCATACCGCCATTCCCCATCATGTATTCATGATTGAGCCCGCTGTATTTTGTATTCCACATCATGTTGGGACCATGCTCGGGGTAGGCAATCTGTGAAACGGGGTCAACGAGAAGTTCGAAGGCACCAATGCCTGTGCTGATTTCCCTGACGACAACGTAACCGTTGTTATCGAAAACCATGATCTCGGCGATTTCCAGATCGGAATTGTTCAGGTTTGCCAGATAATTCTCGGCGGCGGCTTTCGTCTGGTCAATGGTGAGAGGAGTGACGTTGGTGGAATCGTAGCCGTATCCGCCCATCATCCGTTGTCCATTCATCATGCCGCCATTGCCTCCCATCATATTAGGTCCGCGACCATTCATCATGGAAGGTCCATAGGCACTATTGTTGTTCCAGCCGTAACCGCTCATCATGGACGGTCCAAAGGCATTCATGCGGGCATACATGCTCCCAGCAAAAAAGACGACCGCCGCCAATGCGATAATTGCCAGTACGGTCAGGGTTGTGGACAAAGTTTTGTTCATGGTTTATCTCCTATTTTTTGTCATCACACTGTCGTGTGTTGTTTTATGACACCAGTATAGGATTTACCATTGAAGAGGGTGTAAAGCGACTATAAAGATATGGTAAAGGTTATTTGAGTGGTTTTTCATGATTGCTCCACAATTTTCATCCCTTTGACGCGAACAAACTCTCCAGCAAAGATAAGCATCACAACGTAAATTGCATCTCATCCTCATTGCAATTATTATGCAGGCTTAATGGAACGATTCCGGTGGACATTCAATCCTTGAAATAAGTTCCAAAAATACAATCAGATATTAATTTTTCAACACATACATGACTAACTGTAGTGATACATCCAAAGGCGATCCTTTGAACGAGGGGGTCGACCGGTAATTTCAGTCCATACCTGCTCGACCTCCATATCAAAAAATGTTCCAGCATTTAATATGGTCAATTCATGGATTTTTACATCACCTGGAAGGGAAAACAATGGATGTTCGCCAATAAAACGCCCAAGTCGATTACCTTTGGTTTTCCTTAGCCTGCGAATATCGGATGGGGAGAATGGGGAAAAGATCATTTTCTCCACCCCATCCTCCGGAGCGCAGAACACTGCTGGTGGTTCATCATAAACCTCGATGATTTTTAACCCGAAGTCATACCCGCAAGCCCGCGAAACAATCTCGTTCAACCAGGACTGTGGGTTTTCGATCTTTATGGTTTGTGCCAAGGATTTGCGTTTAATACTTAGATCCTGCATTGCCCAAAGGATCACCTGCTCTCGAAGGTTGTCAATTGCCTTCCTCTGGCGTTCGTTCCCCATGCTGATCAATGCGCCAAAGAAGATTACTGCAGCTGCCACAATTATTGCGAGAAGAATTTCCATTTTTCATTTCCTTTTATGAAATAATTTGTTGTCGATAGAGTCGCCTTCTGCCCGTGCAGACAAAACCTTGGACAGTTCGCCCAATCTTTCCAGCGCTTTTGGTCTCGGATCCACCACGCTGGCAGAGGCGATCACCATGAAAAGACCCAGCAACCCAATGATCTGCCAAAGCGGCAGGGAGGATTGAGCCGGCTTGGGTTGTTCCTCCGGCACGGGAGTGATCAATACCAAAGTCGGTGTTTGCGGTATTTGTGTTGCCACTGGTGTCATTGAAGGCAACAAAGTGCTGGTCGCTGTTGGGGATGGCGTCAGAGTGGCGGTCGAGGTCACCATCTCCGGGATCACGATCCTGCCCGCATCCTGTCCACACAATCCATTCACATCACATGCCAGTGCCAGAACCGGGTATTCCCCTGAAGGTGCTACCATCCCATCTCCAAAACGCCGATCCCACTTCACAACATAGATATTCCTGCCAGGATCAAAGTCCAACTCCACTTCCTTCCAGCGCTTTTGTGGATCCCGGATCGTGACCTGAATGGTCGCAATCGGGAAGTGATTGGGCGACACCTTTAATGTTCCAGTTTCCCAAATCCACCACTGTTCGGTGATGGATACTGCCGGCGGGGCGGCGTCCACGGTCAGTGAAATCGTTGAAACAGCACTATTATTGCCGGCGCGATCCATGCCACGCATCTGGATGGTGTACTCTCCATTGGGCACTTCACCGGATCGCCAAACGAAGGACCAATTCCCTAGTTCCAGCAAAACAGGCTGCCAGGTGTTCCCTCCGTCAATGGAAATCTCGCCACCTTCCGGACCCGAAGTCAGGTCTTCCATGTTCCCAGATAACTGCACATCGCCCTGCACCACATCGCCATGGGTGTGAGATGTAAGTTGCACAACAGGCGACGCGGTGGCCATACGTATCCTTCTGGATACGGCGCATTACCCCGCTTGCCATCGAACAGCGCGGCGAGCACACCTATGTCGTCGCCTACTGCCAGACCCGGCGCGGACAGCGCACCTTCCGCCTCGACCGCATCGAGGTGCCTGGTACGTGGTGAGGTGTTATCTGGCGGTTTTATCCCGCAAGTAAAGCACTACCGCCGCAACAACCATTATCAGCCAGAAGGTACGCCGGCTTTTCCGTACCGCCCAGAAAGTGAAGCCGGGCACATCACGTAGCGGAAGCGCTCCTGATTTGATATCCTTGAAGATTTTGATTAGTTCACGCATATCAGCCTCCTTATCCGGGGGTGGATCCGGAATTATTGCATAATAAATACCCGTTCTTCAACCGCCCGCGCATCGCCCAGCCGCTCGATGCGATGCACGTCCTCGGCGCCTATAAAATAAAAGCGGATACTATCCTCCGCATCGATCAGCTTCACCAACTTCCTGCGCAGGCTGACCAC from Anaerolineales bacterium includes:
- a CDS encoding PCYCGC motif-containing (lipo)protein; amino-acid sequence: MFSKTNKFLLISLIAVLLTTAISACSTQGNSSNLQMIPLDQMPAEVQSAPVTVQTAYQFNAANPDIMQDIPCYCGCGSIDHTSNYDCYVSDVDASGKIIFDNHALGCSICVDITQDVMRMLRDGKSPQDIRANIDATYSRYGPSTTP
- a CDS encoding cupredoxin domain-containing protein, encoding MNPRFSLLLILTAGLAVAFPPLPVPTVAPQARTFQVDAGQFAYSPSKIFVNPGDTVTLELVSTDVVHGIYIDGYDISFEADPGQTQTLTFIADKPGSFRFRCNVTCGAMHPFMIGKLMVGTNDWLYRSVGLAALAVLGVTISRKQEV
- a CDS encoding 4Fe-4S binding protein; the protein is MTKIELTRIPFIKNAFKSRYPQLAVFIVMLIGYIFAILAGLIGTPVGSHNFSIVFVWIAWWAILILVAVPFFGRGWCAICPIPLPGEWLQRGAILTPPDKRPKWLNLRVPKMFRNIWLQNISFLLLALFSSVLLTTPNITGIILAAMLFTAIGLGAIFERRAFCRYLCPVGGFIGLYSQAAPIELRIKDKQVCVTCEGKPCYNGSSIGFGCPWDVFPGGLTKNTYCGLCMECIRTCPHDNIAVNLRPFSADLAKPSTRMDEAFKAFIMLGSAIIYAGVLLGPWGTFKDAAYNVGSSAWFMYAGIFLSIIFGILPGFFTLGLLGTKGNATLKHRFASLSITLIPLGLMFWVAFSLSFVLTNASYILASLSDPLGLGWNLFGTANTAWQPMLTSILAPAQALALVGGLIWSARTAQKAANEVKVSPIPVIVYCFIATSIMLWLLL
- a CDS encoding c-type cytochrome → MNRSELISRILVYAGVVLVIGAPLVFWARTPLIHARMPEYGGWSPNIIHANVGEPLHLKLTSDDVVHGFAVGQMDMQSVDILPGKVTDITLKFDKPGIYTFYCTRWCGLNHWRMRGTIEVSGSPSDSEPASPPLYVSLNLDIDAPHDAPVVPAQKPSAIRGQGLIPNSPFLQSFDYYRSNSPYQAFLDLSNTSLTEPQRWDVVAFIWRSNTLSESLANGKQLYAQNCAACHGENGAGDGVFADDLTTAGESSMQTMEGAMDMIMQSPVDFTDPQRMLGASPALLQGKILRGGMGTGMPMWGSIFTEEQIWDLIAYIYSFQFEYQN
- a CDS encoding HAMP domain-containing sensor histidine kinase, producing the protein MVDYFRRHLGVKIFFSYLVIIVLGVTVLILASQFILPGAFNRHMGMMGGGMMNGGMMGGQDSMSQLYVDFRASFNEALLYAALTATIAALALSFLFSRSVVAPVLAMSHATQRIADGRYDERLQVTGTDELAQLATRFNQMAERLDQVESMRRRLIGDVSHELRTPLTAIKGSMEGLMDGVLPANEETFQQIHFEADRLNHLVDDLQELSRVEARADQLDLRPLDVSSLVQTVTKRLAPQAQSKRIALDFDLTPVLPPVLVDEDRAIQILTNLTGNALQYTSEGGRITISAKRISDEIQISVSDTGVGIPPEHLPHIFDRFYRVDKSRSRQAGGGSGIGLTIARALVEANGGRIWAESAGVGDGSAFTFTLPIAK
- a CDS encoding response regulator transcription factor; translation: MAKILVIDDEPSITKLIGAYLQPEGYEVLIASDGNAGLKSARVFKPDMIILDIMLPGMDGIELLSRLRRESNVYVIMLTAKTEETDKIVGLSVGADDYVTKPFSPRELVARVKAALRRIETGAGLGSERGVLSFKHIHIDIDARKVSVDENPIELTAVEFDLLKALAENRGRVLSREQLLEKVWGGEYYGEIRVVDVHLGHIRQKLGHDDLIATVRGVGYRFEDEPL
- a CDS encoding Ig-like domain-containing protein; this translates as MATASPVVQLTSHTHGDVVQGDVQLSGNMEDLTSGPEGGEISIDGGNTWQPVLLELGNWSFVWRSGEVPNGEYTIQMRGMDRAGNNSAVSTISLTVDAAPPAVSITEQWWIWETGTLKVSPNHFPIATIQVTIRDPQKRWKEVELDFDPGRNIYVVKWDRRFGDGMVAPSGEYPVLALACDVNGLCGQDAGRIVIPEMVTSTATLTPSPTATSTLLPSMTPVATQIPQTPTLVLITPVPEEQPKPAQSSLPLWQIIGLLGLFMVIASASVVDPRPKALERLGELSKVLSARAEGDSIDNKLFHKRK
- the cas2 gene encoding CRISPR-associated endonuclease Cas2 encodes the protein MNPLFLVVSYDIRENRRRYKVMKTLEGFGTRVQFSVFECKLKPREVVSLRRKLVKLIDAEDSIRFYFIGAEDVHRIERLGDARAVEERVFIMQ